One Desulfolucanica intricata genomic region harbors:
- a CDS encoding DUF1657 domain-containing protein, with amino-acid sequence MTIGQKMHQTLTSLEAAKAQMESFALDTQDQNAQQQFNQYASQLQNITQGLKSRVNYIEQQEPQYKVRQQAMQQQATQQQTMQQQGQNQNLMQ; translated from the coding sequence ATGACTATAGGCCAAAAAATGCACCAAACTTTAACCAGCTTGGAGGCCGCCAAAGCCCAAATGGAAAGTTTTGCTTTGGATACCCAGGATCAAAATGCCCAGCAGCAGTTTAATCAATATGCAAGTCAACTTCAAAACATAACCCAGGGGTTAAAGAGTCGGGTAAATTATATTGAACAACAAGAACCCCAGTACAAAGTAAGACAGCAGGCCATGCAGCAGCAAGCCACCCAGCAGCAAACTATGCAGCAGCAAGGACAAAACCAAAACCTAATGCAATAA